In Acaryochloris marina S15, a single genomic region encodes these proteins:
- a CDS encoding sugar ABC transporter substrate-binding protein: MIQRKTWQRFGLLTLLGIFLSWLISCTPAPQSNGNTLDFWTMQLSPKFDAYFEQVIDQFEKDNPDIKVKWTDVPWAAMQSKILAAVAAKTAPDVVNLNPDFASQLASKGSWLDLDDAIDQADRDRYLSNIWDASSLNGKTFGIPWYLTARIAIYNKAIFDEAGISEPPKTYAELATAAKQIKDKTGKYAFFVTTVPTDSGELMESFVQMGVKLVDPAGKAAFNSPEGKAAFQYWVDLYKQKLIPPAILTEGHKRAVDLYQSGEVALLSSSPQFLNSVKTNAPDIAKNSVAAPQITGSTGKKNVAVMNLIIPKDTDKAEAALKFALFVTNSENQLTFAKEADVLPSTTESLADPYFSEVKEGDDISQARVVSAQQMEDAEILVPAMKDIKKLQKILYENLQQAMLDRKSVDQAIADAEKAWNQTVGA, encoded by the coding sequence ATGATTCAACGAAAAACTTGGCAACGCTTTGGCCTATTAACCTTACTAGGGATATTCCTCAGTTGGTTGATTAGCTGTACACCAGCGCCCCAAAGTAATGGCAATACCCTGGATTTTTGGACGATGCAACTCTCGCCCAAATTTGACGCTTATTTTGAGCAGGTCATCGACCAGTTCGAAAAAGATAATCCAGATATCAAGGTGAAGTGGACGGATGTGCCCTGGGCGGCAATGCAGAGCAAAATACTCGCGGCGGTTGCAGCCAAAACCGCTCCCGATGTTGTCAATCTCAATCCTGACTTTGCCTCTCAGTTAGCAAGCAAAGGGAGTTGGTTGGATTTAGATGATGCCATCGACCAGGCCGATCGCGATCGCTATCTCTCTAATATTTGGGACGCCAGTTCCCTGAACGGTAAAACCTTTGGCATCCCCTGGTACTTAACGGCTCGGATCGCCATTTACAACAAGGCGATTTTTGACGAAGCGGGCATTTCAGAGCCCCCAAAAACCTATGCAGAATTGGCAACGGCAGCCAAGCAGATCAAAGATAAAACCGGGAAATATGCCTTCTTTGTGACCACGGTTCCTACTGATTCTGGAGAGTTGATGGAATCCTTTGTCCAAATGGGGGTCAAGTTAGTGGATCCAGCGGGTAAGGCTGCCTTTAACTCCCCGGAAGGGAAAGCCGCCTTCCAATACTGGGTTGATCTCTACAAGCAAAAGCTTATTCCACCTGCAATACTCACCGAAGGACACAAGCGAGCCGTTGATTTATATCAGTCTGGGGAAGTGGCCCTGCTGTCTTCCAGCCCTCAGTTTTTGAATAGTGTCAAAACCAATGCCCCTGACATTGCCAAAAATTCCGTTGCCGCCCCTCAAATCACGGGCTCTACGGGCAAGAAAAATGTTGCCGTCATGAACCTGATTATCCCTAAAGATACGGATAAGGCTGAAGCAGCCCTCAAATTTGCATTGTTTGTCACCAACTCTGAGAATCAGCTGACCTTTGCCAAAGAAGCCGATGTCTTGCCTTCCACCACTGAATCTCTGGCTGATCCTTATTTCAGTGAAGTGAAAGAAGGCGACGATATCTCCCAAGCTCGGGTCGTCAGTGCCCAGCAAATGGAGGATGCTGAAATCTTGGTTCCAGCCATGAAAGACATCAAAAAACTGCAGAAAATCCTGTATGAGAATCTACAGCAGGCCATGCTAGATCGCAAGTCGGTAGATCAAGCCATCGCGGATGCCGAGAAAGCCTGGAATCAAACCGTAGGGGCATAG
- a CDS encoding DUF2997 domain-containing protein: METLEFVIYPDGRVQEMVTGIVGASCAEVTAAIEAQLGKVVTHQPTSEFFTQPETLQQTAVNQVGHSQW; this comes from the coding sequence ATGGAAACCCTTGAGTTTGTCATTTACCCGGATGGTCGGGTGCAGGAAATGGTGACCGGTATTGTGGGCGCGTCCTGTGCAGAAGTGACTGCCGCCATCGAAGCCCAACTTGGAAAAGTGGTGACCCATCAACCCACTTCAGAATTTTTTACTCAACCCGAAACCTTGCAGCAAACTGCTGTGAATCAAGTTGGCCATAGCCAATGGTAA
- a CDS encoding DUF1257 domain-containing protein: MSHFSQIKTQIRNLPALQSALNDLGLDWKSGPQPIRGYKGKTQSAELVIEQDNGYDIGFSKKDEEYELVADMDFWQQAWSVDRFLDQVTQRYAYHTVINTTAQQGFQVAEQVNNEDGSIRLVVQRWNA; this comes from the coding sequence ATGTCTCATTTCAGCCAAATCAAAACTCAAATCCGTAATCTGCCTGCATTACAGTCAGCATTAAACGACCTCGGTCTAGACTGGAAATCTGGCCCTCAGCCGATTAGAGGATATAAAGGCAAAACTCAATCTGCCGAGTTGGTGATTGAACAAGACAACGGTTACGACATTGGTTTCAGCAAAAAAGACGAGGAGTATGAGCTCGTTGCTGACATGGACTTTTGGCAACAGGCATGGTCTGTTGATCGCTTCCTAGATCAAGTGACTCAGCGCTATGCCTATCACACTGTGATTAATACAACTGCTCAGCAAGGCTTTCAGGTTGCCGAGCAAGTCAATAATGAAGATGGTTCGATTCGTCTAGTGGTTCAGCGCTGGAATGCGTAA
- a CDS encoding DICT sensory domain-containing protein encodes MSNLDSLLQTLLTDLPDLRSQMYFKSSLNALCRAIEDVVLAGNEAPLVIASFQQERFYRQETRRYQRIAQKTDHVYVLAAPEPESSFAIASDQYETIPLDIEDSLANEKHLIIVGQDYTACLACQEQQKILTSVEQSQRYEGIWTFERDVCLHAASLLLDRIAQYRPELASKVKQAKQQYCLTSASSIPPLPVLQSRVFGQRLVTYLQASQYKLLKAYRALSAKERKERFANAMTAAIRQSLDPKEVLAVAVNELGKVFEHCRCILYCCDRAAEAVEIEYEFVAPGLPSLQGTPWPISTNPLLSIALAQERAIAIADVFEVQHLRQDKEFAAKLEKWQIHSWLIAPIRHQGELLGVLELHHGGPLIYQWHENDIALVEAIAAQAGVALTQAQAYSDSESLNRNLAALEQTRSNLIAIVGHELRTPLSTIQVCLESLDSEPDISPVFRQALLSTALEDLGRLRDLIQDILILSRLEGGQIYNQIESIEFQETLELALSSIRSSNNSKELPSISVDVDPHLPTIQVDAEGLEEVLNRILDNACKFTGAEGEVNIQALISPEDHCLEVIVADTGRGIEPSLLESIFDSFYQEEDFLRRSKGGTGLGLAICRQVIQGMNGRIWAESAGRDQGSAFHFTLPLESPSNSQDLTPVTQTSHP; translated from the coding sequence GTGAGTAATTTAGACTCTTTGTTGCAGACTCTGTTAACGGACTTACCGGATCTGCGTTCACAGATGTATTTCAAGTCGTCTCTCAATGCCCTCTGTCGGGCCATTGAGGATGTGGTTTTGGCGGGCAATGAAGCGCCCCTCGTTATCGCTAGTTTTCAGCAAGAGCGTTTTTACCGGCAAGAAACCCGTCGATATCAGCGCATTGCTCAGAAGACAGACCATGTCTATGTCCTCGCGGCACCTGAACCGGAATCCAGTTTTGCGATCGCATCGGATCAATACGAAACTATTCCCCTCGATATCGAGGATAGTTTGGCCAACGAAAAACATTTGATTATCGTCGGTCAAGACTACACGGCTTGCTTAGCCTGTCAGGAACAGCAGAAAATACTCACTTCCGTGGAACAGTCCCAACGGTATGAGGGCATTTGGACCTTTGAGCGGGACGTTTGCCTGCATGCAGCCAGCCTGTTGTTGGATCGGATTGCCCAATATCGTCCTGAGCTAGCGTCCAAAGTCAAGCAGGCTAAGCAGCAATACTGTTTAACCTCGGCCTCTTCCATTCCGCCTTTGCCCGTCTTGCAATCTCGGGTGTTTGGCCAGCGACTGGTCACCTATTTACAGGCGAGCCAATACAAATTACTCAAAGCGTATCGAGCCCTATCGGCAAAAGAACGAAAAGAGCGGTTTGCCAATGCCATGACGGCTGCGATTCGTCAGTCCCTCGATCCTAAAGAAGTATTGGCGGTTGCCGTCAATGAGCTAGGGAAGGTATTTGAGCATTGTCGGTGTATTCTCTACTGTTGCGATCGCGCCGCTGAAGCAGTTGAAATTGAATATGAGTTTGTGGCTCCTGGCTTGCCCTCATTACAAGGGACTCCCTGGCCCATTAGCACCAACCCCCTCTTATCCATTGCCTTAGCCCAAGAACGGGCCATTGCCATTGCCGATGTCTTTGAAGTTCAACACCTTCGCCAGGATAAAGAATTTGCAGCCAAATTAGAAAAATGGCAGATTCATTCCTGGTTGATTGCTCCGATTCGGCATCAGGGAGAGTTGCTGGGGGTCTTAGAGTTACACCATGGGGGACCACTGATTTATCAATGGCATGAAAATGATATTGCCTTGGTGGAAGCTATTGCTGCCCAAGCCGGTGTTGCCCTCACTCAAGCCCAAGCCTATTCTGATTCGGAATCTCTCAACCGCAACTTGGCTGCTCTAGAGCAAACCCGGAGTAATTTGATTGCCATTGTGGGCCATGAACTGCGGACTCCCCTGTCTACCATCCAGGTGTGTTTAGAAAGTTTGGATAGTGAACCGGATATTTCGCCGGTCTTTCGCCAAGCCTTACTCAGTACAGCCCTAGAAGACCTCGGTCGCCTGCGGGATTTGATTCAGGATATTTTGATTCTCTCTCGGTTAGAGGGGGGACAAATCTATAACCAAATCGAATCGATTGAGTTTCAGGAAACGTTAGAGCTAGCTCTAAGTTCAATTCGTTCGAGCAATAACAGTAAAGAGTTACCCTCGATCAGTGTTGATGTTGATCCTCATCTGCCGACGATTCAAGTGGATGCGGAAGGCCTAGAAGAAGTGCTTAATCGGATTCTAGATAATGCCTGTAAGTTCACCGGGGCCGAAGGAGAAGTCAATATTCAAGCCCTCATTTCCCCAGAAGATCATTGTTTAGAAGTCATTGTTGCCGATACAGGTAGAGGCATCGAGCCTAGTCTGCTGGAATCTATCTTTGACTCCTTCTATCAAGAAGAGGATTTCCTGCGGCGTAGTAAAGGGGGAACAGGCTTAGGATTAGCCATTTGCCGACAGGTCATTCAAGGGATGAATGGCAGAATTTGGGCTGAATCCGCTGGACGTGATCAAGGCAGTGCGTTTCATTTTACGCTGCCCCTAGAATCGCCTAGTAATTCTCAAGACCTTACGCCGGTCACCCAAACCAGCCATCCTTGA
- a CDS encoding folylpolyglutamate synthase/dihydrofolate synthase family protein: MFASLINRYERFGIHLGLERIQHLLDRIGQPHLQVPIIHVAGTNGKGSVCAYLSSVLTAAGYRVGRYTSPHLVDWTERICINNQPIKTSVLTQLLLDLEATLVSSPTPTQFEVITALAWQYFAQEQVDIAVIEVGLGGRLDATNVCDQPLVSVITSLSREHWQRLGPTLADIAGEKAGVLKSNRPAVIGPLPPEAAAVVQAKIEQLHCPAQWPQPARRIEAPHAISDTLPWAESEGVRFPLSLPGEIQLINAAVAISTLKQLQLQGWQISDEAIIEGMANTRWPGRLQWVNWQQHPLLIDGAHNVAAAKGLRQYVDSQHPPQVHWLMGMLSTKDHQDILKILLRPGDTLSVVPVPGHSSAEPQALAELAMAVCPELKRCQCFPSLEKALEDAYRPESGTSSMQVLCGSLYLVGHYLQTYAPTV; encoded by the coding sequence TTGTTTGCATCTCTGATTAATCGCTACGAACGGTTCGGTATCCATCTGGGCCTGGAGCGGATCCAGCATCTTCTAGATCGAATAGGGCAGCCACACCTGCAGGTGCCGATCATTCATGTTGCCGGTACGAATGGTAAAGGATCTGTTTGTGCCTATCTTTCCTCTGTATTAACCGCCGCTGGGTATCGAGTCGGCCGCTATACCTCTCCCCATTTGGTGGACTGGACCGAAAGAATTTGTATTAATAATCAGCCCATCAAGACCTCAGTCCTGACACAGCTTTTATTGGATCTGGAGGCGACACTTGTATCATCCCCAACCCCCACTCAATTTGAGGTCATTACTGCCCTAGCTTGGCAGTACTTTGCCCAAGAACAGGTGGATATTGCAGTGATTGAAGTGGGACTCGGGGGACGTCTAGATGCGACAAATGTTTGTGATCAGCCCCTAGTGAGTGTGATTACCTCGTTGAGCCGTGAACATTGGCAGCGTTTAGGTCCGACTTTAGCTGATATTGCGGGGGAAAAAGCAGGGGTTTTGAAGTCTAATCGCCCCGCCGTGATCGGCCCGCTCCCCCCCGAAGCTGCAGCAGTGGTCCAGGCCAAAATTGAACAGCTCCATTGTCCAGCGCAATGGCCTCAGCCCGCGCGGCGAATTGAAGCGCCTCATGCCATCTCTGATACTTTGCCTTGGGCAGAATCGGAGGGAGTTAGGTTTCCCCTCAGCTTGCCGGGGGAGATTCAATTGATTAATGCAGCTGTTGCGATCTCAACTCTCAAACAGCTCCAACTCCAAGGCTGGCAGATCTCGGATGAAGCCATTATTGAAGGGATGGCTAACACCCGCTGGCCGGGACGGCTGCAGTGGGTTAACTGGCAACAGCATCCATTATTGATTGACGGTGCTCATAACGTAGCAGCCGCAAAGGGGCTACGGCAGTATGTAGATAGCCAGCACCCGCCTCAGGTCCATTGGCTGATGGGCATGTTATCCACCAAAGATCATCAAGATATCCTGAAAATTTTGTTGAGGCCAGGCGATACTCTATCGGTTGTGCCCGTACCCGGTCACAGTAGTGCCGAACCCCAGGCCTTAGCAGAATTGGCTATGGCAGTTTGTCCTGAGTTGAAGCGTTGTCAGTGCTTCCCTAGCCTAGAAAAAGCATTAGAGGATGCCTATAGACCTGAATCTGGGACATCCTCTATGCAAGTGTTATGTGGTTCGTTGTATTTAGTGGGTCACTATCTTCAGACCTATGCCCCTACGGTTTGA
- a CDS encoding ferredoxin — translation MPQSTQPAPSRSGLEPELGGGLRPDSERTGLEPELGGVIRQKGVFVDEPTCIGCRHCAHVARNTFYIEPGYGRSRVFRQDGDAFEIVQEAIDTCPVDCIHWIDYTQLQKLEEDRKYQQVNSLGSQIPVTYTKRISPQQAGRKPRPISFDDSGPGL, via the coding sequence ATGCCACAATCTACCCAACCTGCCCCCTCGCGCTCGGGTCTAGAACCTGAACTAGGGGGTGGGTTGCGACCTGATAGCGAGCGCACTGGCCTTGAACCTGAGCTGGGCGGAGTGATTCGTCAAAAAGGAGTTTTTGTAGACGAACCGACCTGTATTGGCTGTAGGCATTGTGCCCATGTCGCCCGAAACACGTTTTATATTGAGCCGGGGTATGGACGGTCTCGGGTGTTTCGTCAGGACGGAGACGCGTTTGAGATTGTCCAAGAAGCCATTGATACTTGCCCAGTGGATTGTATTCACTGGATAGACTACACTCAGCTTCAGAAGCTAGAGGAAGATCGAAAATATCAACAGGTGAATAGTCTCGGTTCCCAAATTCCGGTGACCTATACTAAGCGAATTTCACCTCAGCAGGCAGGACGCAAACCTCGTCCCATTTCCTTTGATGATTCAGGGCCAGGGCTCTAA
- a CDS encoding transporter — protein sequence MILAILLGIEPCRAEDLNLKQPQTKLLEVSELFSLKVAEDQAVVAESDLRNNASKDQLVVAESDLQNIAALETKSVNHPQDWDILVSVEAPLQMADRLEGDSTEEEPSAGRDDDSEPTEPSDNLWRAGRPDGHAPIGVMGDHTHEAGEFMFSYRFMRMDMAGNRDGTTDLTPAQVLQQFRVSPTEMTTDMHMLGAMYAPTDELTLSLMAPYVFKTMEHVTRMGTRFTTQSDGFGDIRLMGLYKILDQNRQRLHFNAGISFPTGSTNRRDDTPAGPNQVLPYPMQLGSGTFDLHPGITYLGQTDDWSWGGQALGTIRLGTNGNSYRLGNRFNLTGWGARRWNNWFSTSIRLNGATWGNISGADPRLNPALIPTANPNLRGGTRLDVGLGLNFLVNKGVLAGHRLAVEFALPVYQSLDGPQLETDWVLTLGWQKAF from the coding sequence ATGATCCTCGCTATTCTCTTAGGAATAGAGCCCTGCAGGGCTGAAGATCTCAACTTAAAACAGCCTCAAACTAAGCTGTTAGAAGTTTCAGAGCTATTTTCTCTCAAGGTTGCTGAGGATCAAGCCGTTGTTGCTGAGTCTGACCTTCGGAACAATGCCTCTAAGGATCAACTCGTTGTGGCTGAGTCTGACCTCCAGAATATAGCTGCGCTAGAAACGAAATCGGTTAATCATCCTCAGGACTGGGACATTCTTGTCTCCGTTGAAGCACCCCTACAAATGGCTGATCGCTTGGAGGGGGATTCAACGGAGGAAGAACCATCTGCTGGGAGGGATGACGATTCAGAACCCACAGAACCCTCAGATAACCTGTGGCGTGCAGGTCGTCCAGATGGCCATGCGCCCATCGGTGTCATGGGTGATCACACCCATGAAGCCGGTGAATTCATGTTTTCCTACCGCTTTATGCGCATGGATATGGCAGGGAATCGAGATGGCACGACCGACTTAACGCCTGCTCAAGTGCTGCAACAGTTCCGAGTGTCCCCCACAGAAATGACGACGGATATGCACATGTTAGGAGCCATGTACGCCCCTACGGATGAACTCACCCTGAGCTTGATGGCTCCCTATGTGTTCAAAACCATGGAACATGTCACCCGTATGGGCACCCGGTTTACGACTCAATCCGATGGCTTTGGGGATATTCGGTTGATGGGGTTATACAAAATTCTCGATCAGAATCGGCAGCGCCTCCACTTCAACGCCGGGATCAGCTTTCCGACTGGATCGACCAACCGCAGAGACGATACCCCTGCTGGACCGAATCAAGTTCTCCCCTATCCCATGCAGCTGGGTTCGGGTACCTTTGACTTACATCCTGGGATTACTTATTTAGGCCAAACAGACGATTGGTCCTGGGGTGGACAAGCATTGGGAACCATCCGCCTAGGAACGAATGGTAATAGTTATCGCCTCGGCAATCGCTTCAACCTGACTGGATGGGGAGCCCGCCGTTGGAATAACTGGTTTAGCACGTCGATACGGTTGAATGGTGCGACCTGGGGGAATATTTCTGGTGCCGATCCTCGACTAAATCCTGCTCTTATCCCGACTGCAAACCCCAATCTCCGAGGAGGAACCCGCTTGGATGTGGGGTTGGGCCTAAACTTTCTAGTCAATAAGGGAGTCCTGGCGGGGCATCGGTTGGCCGTAGAATTTGCTCTGCCTGTCTATCAATCCCTAGATGGCCCCCAATTGGAAACAGATTGGGTGTTAACCCTGGGCTGGCAGAAAGCGTTCTAG
- the trpS gene encoding tryptophan--tRNA ligase — MGKQRVLSGVQPTGTLHLGNYLGAIRNWVEGQSDYENYFFIADLHAITVPHDPQQLADNTYSLAALYLACGLDPEHTTIFVQSHISAHTELAWLFNCITPLNWLERMIQFKEKALKQGENVSIGLLDYPVLQAADILLYQADLVPVGEDQKQHLELTRDIAARLNFQYGTEEDPILKLPEPLIRPEGARIMSLTDGTNKMSKSDPSEQSRITLLDTPEQIRNKLKRCKTDPVRGLSFDDPDRPECQNLLTLYQLMSGQTKTAVAEECADMGWGQFKPLLTEVMIEGLRPIQDRYTELMTHKQDLEAVLQKGQDQASAIANETLTKVKDALGYSRPL; from the coding sequence ATGGGTAAGCAACGCGTTCTCTCGGGTGTCCAACCCACTGGCACCCTTCACTTAGGGAATTATTTGGGAGCAATTCGGAATTGGGTCGAAGGACAAAGTGACTATGAAAATTATTTTTTTATTGCGGATCTCCACGCCATTACTGTTCCCCATGATCCTCAACAATTAGCCGATAATACCTATTCCCTGGCTGCCCTCTATTTGGCCTGCGGATTAGATCCTGAACACACCACGATCTTCGTTCAATCCCATATCTCTGCCCATACGGAGCTGGCCTGGCTATTTAACTGTATTACACCGCTCAATTGGCTGGAGCGCATGATTCAGTTTAAAGAGAAAGCCCTGAAGCAGGGAGAGAACGTCAGCATTGGCTTACTGGATTATCCAGTTTTGCAAGCAGCCGACATCCTGCTGTATCAGGCTGATTTAGTGCCTGTGGGCGAAGACCAAAAACAGCATCTAGAGCTAACAAGGGATATTGCAGCCCGCCTGAACTTTCAGTATGGAACTGAAGAAGATCCCATTCTCAAACTGCCTGAACCTCTCATTCGCCCAGAGGGAGCCCGGATTATGAGCCTGACAGACGGCACCAATAAAATGTCAAAGTCAGATCCCTCCGAACAAAGCCGAATTACTTTACTAGACACCCCTGAGCAAATCCGCAATAAACTTAAGCGCTGCAAAACCGATCCAGTTCGAGGACTGAGTTTTGATGATCCAGACCGTCCAGAATGCCAAAATTTGCTCACCTTATATCAGTTAATGTCGGGGCAAACGAAAACTGCAGTCGCCGAAGAATGTGCTGATATGGGCTGGGGACAATTCAAGCCCTTGCTGACTGAGGTGATGATTGAAGGCCTGCGACCGATCCAAGATCGCTACACGGAATTAATGACCCATAAACAAGATCTGGAGGCAGTCCTCCAAAAAGGCCAAGACCAAGCGAGTGCAATTGCAAACGAGACCTTAACGAAAGTGAAGGATGCCTTGGGCTATTCTCGGCCCCTCTAA